Proteins encoded by one window of Micromonospora coxensis:
- a CDS encoding class I adenylate-forming enzyme family protein produces the protein MSAATTPGRATPPPRTVPELLDWRTGLHPEQVAVEVHGVATLTFAQWSAGARAVAAALRHRGLRPGDRVGLLFGARDWTRFAVAYAGVLRVGAVAVPLSDRLAAGQLGYALRHCAATAVVHGDDTPAPAVPPGVATWTAGALLAGPATDPDPAGPRPDDLAQILYTSGTTGRPKGVAASHANLTVGAPTHPRRLALAHSQRFLHAFAIGTNAGQTMLLNALTARAAALTLPRFTPARFARLVEAPGTGTVFVVPSIAIELLDSGVLRGRDTGGVQLVGSTAAPLAPAVAARLAEAFPQATIVNYYTSTEAAPAQTTMIYDPSRRDAVGRPVGGQLMIADADANPLPAGATGDVWLRAPHPRAYYRDDVANRATFRDGWVRMGDVGRIDADGYLYLTDRHQDVIKTGAFKVSTIEVEAALHEHPLVAEAAVVGVAHPVLGSAVAAAVVPRTPADPGGLSLPVLRGFLADRLADYQLPSRLLLLDRLPRNEGGKVLKRQLTDLFDN, from the coding sequence ATGAGCGCCGCGACGACGCCCGGCCGGGCCACGCCCCCGCCGCGTACGGTGCCGGAGCTGCTCGACTGGCGCACCGGCCTGCACCCCGAGCAGGTCGCGGTCGAGGTGCACGGCGTGGCGACGCTGACCTTCGCCCAGTGGTCCGCCGGGGCGCGCGCGGTCGCCGCCGCGCTGCGGCACCGGGGCCTGCGCCCCGGCGACCGGGTCGGCCTGCTGTTCGGCGCCCGCGACTGGACCCGCTTCGCGGTGGCGTACGCCGGGGTGCTGCGCGTCGGTGCGGTCGCCGTACCGCTGTCCGACCGGCTCGCCGCCGGGCAGCTCGGGTACGCGCTGCGCCACTGCGCGGCCACCGCCGTCGTGCACGGCGACGACACCCCCGCCCCGGCGGTCCCGCCCGGCGTGGCGACCTGGACCGCAGGCGCCCTGCTCGCCGGCCCCGCCACCGACCCCGACCCCGCCGGCCCCCGACCGGACGACCTCGCCCAGATCCTCTACACCTCCGGCACCACCGGCCGTCCGAAGGGAGTGGCCGCCAGCCACGCCAACCTCACCGTCGGCGCGCCGACGCACCCCCGCCGGCTCGCCCTGGCCCACTCGCAGCGGTTCCTGCACGCCTTCGCCATCGGCACCAACGCCGGGCAGACCATGCTGCTCAACGCGCTCACCGCCAGGGCCGCCGCGCTCACCCTGCCCCGGTTCACCCCGGCACGCTTCGCCCGGCTGGTCGAGGCGCCCGGCACCGGGACCGTGTTCGTCGTCCCGTCGATCGCCATCGAGCTGCTGGACTCCGGGGTGCTGCGGGGGCGCGACACCGGCGGGGTCCAGCTCGTCGGCTCCACCGCCGCCCCGCTCGCCCCGGCGGTCGCCGCCCGGCTGGCCGAGGCGTTCCCGCAGGCCACGATCGTCAACTACTACACCTCGACCGAGGCGGCCCCCGCCCAGACCACGATGATCTACGACCCGTCGCGCCGCGACGCGGTGGGCCGGCCGGTCGGTGGGCAGCTGATGATCGCCGACGCCGACGCGAACCCGCTGCCCGCCGGGGCGACCGGCGACGTGTGGCTGCGCGCCCCGCACCCGCGCGCGTACTACCGCGACGACGTGGCCAACCGGGCCACCTTCCGCGACGGGTGGGTGCGGATGGGCGACGTCGGCCGCATCGACGCCGACGGCTACCTGTACCTCACCGACCGCCACCAGGACGTCATCAAGACCGGCGCGTTCAAGGTCTCCACCATCGAGGTCGAGGCAGCCCTGCACGAGCATCCGCTCGTCGCCGAGGCGGCCGTGGTCGGCGTCGCGCACCCGGTGCTCGGTTCGGCCGTGGCCGCCGCCGTCGTACCCCGGACACCGGCCGACCCGGGCGGGCTCTCCCTGCCGGTGCTGCGCGGGTTCCTCGCCGACCGGCTGGCCGACTACCAACTGCCCTCCCGGCTCCTGCTGCTGGACCGGCTGCCCCGCAACGAGGGCGGCAAGGTGCTCAAGCGGCAGCTCACCGACCTGTTCGACAACTGA